In Rosa chinensis cultivar Old Blush chromosome 1, RchiOBHm-V2, whole genome shotgun sequence, a genomic segment contains:
- the LOC112166268 gene encoding protein FAR1-RELATED SEQUENCE 5-like, translating into MTRESQRRVDLGVELKVLGSGMDGSYEPSISDIGLVSQSSINESDCNEMQYKGVRYDKLSTEDLKGQEFKIIEEAKSFYNAYAKAIGFEVRSDYKRLSIRIIGRVTSLQLVCSAQGKRREEYMSNKKRVHKPKKETRFNCPCLFKVREGSIEPATSSTEYFNKEKTD; encoded by the exons ATGACGCGTGAGTCCCAGAGAAGAGTGGACTTGGGAGTGGAGTTGAAGGTACTTGGGAGTG gCATGGATGGATCGTATGAACCTTCAATATCTGATATTGGTTTGGTGTCCCAAAGTTCGATAAATGAAAGTGACTGTAATGAAATGCAATATAAGGGAGTTCGGTATGATAAGTTGTCTACAGAAGATCTTAAAGGCCAGGAGTTTAAGATTATAGAGGAAGCTAAGTCCTTTTACAATGCTTATGCAAAGGCCATAGGTTTTGAAGTTAGAAGTGACTACAAGAGATTAAGTATACGCATAATAGGGAGAGTCACTTCATTGCAATTGGTTTGTTCTGCTcaagggaaaagaagagaagagtaCATGAGTAACAAGAAAAGAGTTCACAagccaaagaaagaaacaagattCAATTGTCCATGCTTGTTCAAAGTAAG GGAAGGCAGCATTGAACCAGCAACATCATCCACGGAGTACTTCAACAAGGAGAAAACTGACTGA